In bacterium, a single window of DNA contains:
- a CDS encoding glycoside hydrolase family 27 protein: MKRTALLLVVLAAASAWAQKFEGLARTPPMGWNSWNKFGCDVTEKLIRETAEAMVSSGMQAAGYQYVVIDDCWHGERDSLGFIQPHPERFPSGMKALADYVHAKGLKFGIYSDAGWKTCAGRPGSRGYEFQDAMQYAKWGVDYLKYDWCNTEALNAEGAYLTMRQALYAAGRPIVFSLCEWGSNKPWEWGKNIGHLWRTTGDITDCFDCLVDHGTWKSWGITYILDMQDGLRMHAGPGHWNDPDMMEVGNGMAVNEDRAHFSLWCMLAAPLMAGNDLRNMTPETVAILTNREAIAVNQDSLGIQGFKYSSRDSVEIWFKPLAHGAWAVCFLNRGHAAQEVSFAWKQHAITDDFSERALDFTRTTYAIRDLWGKKSRGKTDRPFAGRVESHDVILLTLTPLK, encoded by the coding sequence ATGAAAAGAACAGCTCTCCTCCTCGTCGTGCTGGCCGCGGCCTCTGCCTGGGCACAGAAATTCGAAGGCCTGGCGCGGACGCCGCCGATGGGCTGGAACAGTTGGAACAAGTTCGGTTGTGACGTCACGGAAAAGCTCATTCGCGAAACCGCCGAGGCGATGGTGAGCAGCGGCATGCAGGCGGCGGGCTATCAGTACGTCGTCATCGATGATTGCTGGCACGGCGAGCGCGACAGCCTGGGTTTCATTCAGCCGCACCCGGAGCGCTTTCCTTCCGGCATGAAGGCGCTCGCGGACTACGTGCATGCGAAAGGCCTGAAGTTCGGCATTTACTCCGATGCCGGCTGGAAAACTTGCGCCGGCCGGCCGGGCAGCCGCGGCTATGAATTCCAGGACGCAATGCAATACGCCAAGTGGGGCGTGGATTACTTGAAGTATGATTGGTGCAACACCGAAGCCCTCAATGCCGAAGGCGCCTATTTGACCATGCGCCAGGCGCTGTACGCCGCCGGCCGCCCGATCGTCTTCAGTCTGTGTGAATGGGGCAGCAACAAGCCGTGGGAATGGGGCAAGAACATCGGCCATCTGTGGCGCACCACCGGCGACATCACCGACTGCTTCGACTGTCTCGTTGACCACGGCACGTGGAAATCCTGGGGCATCACTTACATTCTCGACATGCAGGACGGGCTGCGCATGCACGCCGGGCCGGGTCATTGGAATGATCCCGATATGATGGAAGTGGGCAACGGCATGGCCGTGAATGAAGATCGCGCCCATTTCTCGCTGTGGTGTATGCTGGCCGCGCCGCTGATGGCCGGCAATGATTTGCGCAATATGACGCCGGAAACCGTTGCCATTCTCACGAACCGCGAAGCCATTGCGGTCAATCAAGACTCGCTCGGCATTCAGGGCTTCAAATACTCGAGCCGCGACAGCGTGGAGATTTGGTTCAAGCCGCTGGCGCACGGCGCCTGGGCGGTGTGCTTCCTGAATCGCGGTCACGCGGCGCAGGAGGTTTCCTTTGCCTGGAAGCAGCATGCGATCACGGATGATTTCTCCGAACGCGCCCTCGATTTCACCAGGACGACTTATGCCATTCGCGATTTGTGGGGCAAGAAGAGTCGCGGCAAAACCGACCGGCCTTTTGCCGGCCGCGTGGAATCACATGATGTAATCCTGCTCACGCTGACGCCGCTCAAATGA
- a CDS encoding MFS transporter, which yields MSNERMKLSVREKIGYGFGDLASVLYWQTISAYLLYFYTDVFGLTAAAAGTMILLSRLWDGVNDPMMGMVADRTNTRWGKFRPYLLWMAVPLAVVGVLTFSTPDFSPTGKLIYAYVTFILLMMLYTAINIPYSSLLGVITPDPIERTSVSSYKYVFAYLSGTIVSAFALPLTEYFGKGDYARGWQVTMMVFGAAAIVFFLITFLSTRERVQPPKTQKSSIAQDLKDLIANKPWVLLLFTTLLFILFVATRMSVTAHYFKYYVGDQQLTLFGKTYTFGFIALTSAFNAIGQWLAILGVIFTNFFAQKVGKKRAFLMLFITATVCTAAFFVLQPHHILPMFILQIIGSFAGGPLSPLIWAMYADAADYSEWKTHRRATGLVFSASTMSQKFGWAIGTFVAGVLLSAFGFQANIAQNAEVLFGLKALMSVIPAVAGVVAIVLILFYKLDEQTMRQIESELTARRGAVAE from the coding sequence GTGAGCAATGAACGAATGAAGCTTTCCGTGCGGGAAAAGATCGGCTATGGTTTTGGGGATTTGGCCTCGGTGTTGTATTGGCAAACGATCTCCGCCTATCTACTCTACTTTTACACCGATGTGTTCGGCCTCACCGCCGCGGCCGCCGGCACCATGATTCTGCTCAGCCGGTTGTGGGATGGCGTCAATGATCCGATGATGGGAATGGTGGCGGACCGCACCAACACCCGCTGGGGCAAGTTCCGGCCTTATCTGTTGTGGATGGCGGTGCCGCTCGCGGTGGTGGGCGTGTTGACGTTTTCGACACCGGATTTCAGCCCGACCGGAAAGCTGATCTACGCTTACGTCACGTTCATTCTCCTGATGATGCTGTACACCGCCATCAACATTCCCTATTCCTCGCTGTTGGGCGTGATCACGCCGGATCCCATCGAGCGCACCAGTGTCTCCTCCTACAAATACGTCTTTGCCTATCTCAGCGGCACGATTGTCTCCGCTTTTGCGCTGCCGTTGACCGAGTATTTCGGCAAGGGTGACTATGCGCGCGGCTGGCAAGTGACGATGATGGTGTTTGGCGCGGCGGCCATCGTCTTTTTTCTGATCACGTTTCTCTCCACGCGCGAGCGCGTGCAGCCGCCCAAGACGCAGAAATCATCGATCGCGCAGGACCTGAAGGATCTCATCGCCAACAAGCCCTGGGTGCTGCTGCTCTTCACCACGCTGCTGTTCATTCTCTTCGTCGCCACCCGCATGAGCGTGACCGCGCATTATTTCAAGTACTACGTCGGTGACCAACAACTGACGCTCTTCGGCAAAACCTACACCTTCGGCTTCATTGCGCTCACTTCGGCCTTCAATGCCATCGGCCAGTGGCTGGCGATTCTCGGCGTCATCTTCACCAACTTCTTTGCCCAAAAAGTGGGGAAGAAGCGCGCTTTCCTGATGCTTTTCATCACCGCCACGGTGTGCACGGCGGCGTTCTTCGTGCTGCAGCCGCACCATATCCTTCCCATGTTCATCCTGCAGATCATCGGCTCCTTTGCCGGCGGCCCGCTGTCACCGTTGATTTGGGCGATGTATGCCGATGCGGCGGATTATTCCGAATGGAAAACCCACCGTCGCGCCACCGGACTGGTGTTTTCGGCCTCCACCATGTCGCAAAAGTTCGGCTGGGCGATCGGCACTTTTGTCGCAGGCGTGCTGCTCTCGGCCTTCGGTTTTCAGGCCAATATCGCCCAGAATGCCGAGGTGCTGTTCGGCTTGAAAGCGCTGATGAGCGTGATCCCAGCGGTGGCCGGCGTGGTGGCGATTGTCTTGATCCTGTTCTACAAACTGGATGAGCAGACCATGCGGCAGATCGAATCCGAGTTGACGGCGCGGCGCGGCGCCGTGGCGGAGTGA
- a CDS encoding glycosyltransferase, with protein sequence MRDLTVVMPLTAAPYVQSLLEELSQAAVVREIVLLHHGVELPALAKTAGLQVEGLQAGRTLNAICGRVKTSYALLMPQPVEIQLGQQALQRLVTVAESTGAGMVYADFHEIKNGERSEHPLNDYQPGSVRDNFDFGALLLYDMKAVRASLKKYGAVANVAYAGWYDLRLKLSLRAPLFHLQEYLYTKVEADVRHSGEKLFDYVDPRNQAVQLEMEKVATQHLKRLGAYLAPRFKKVPKPAAAFPVKASVIIPVRNRARTIADAVHSALSQQTDFPFNVIVVDNHSSDGTTAKLQSLAAQHAGLRHLIPGRRDLGIGGCWNAAIQSEHCGRYAVQLDSDDIYSGPDTLQRIVEEFQRGDYAMVIGSYRLVNMNLEEIPPGLIDHREWTPANGRNNALRINGLGAPRAFDTALLRALPLPNVSYGEDYAVALRLSREYQIGRIYDCVYLCRRWEGNTDAALPIDKINRNDYYKDKIRTIELLARQRLNRRRR encoded by the coding sequence ATGCGCGATTTGACCGTTGTCATGCCCTTGACGGCTGCGCCTTATGTGCAATCTCTGCTCGAGGAACTGTCGCAAGCCGCGGTGGTTCGTGAGATCGTGCTGCTGCATCACGGGGTGGAATTGCCGGCGCTGGCAAAAACGGCGGGCCTGCAAGTGGAGGGGCTGCAAGCCGGCCGAACGTTGAATGCGATTTGCGGGCGCGTCAAGACCAGCTATGCCCTGCTCATGCCGCAGCCCGTGGAGATTCAACTCGGCCAGCAGGCGTTGCAGCGGCTGGTGACCGTGGCGGAAAGCACGGGCGCGGGCATGGTCTATGCGGATTTCCATGAGATCAAAAACGGCGAACGCAGCGAGCATCCGCTGAATGATTACCAGCCCGGCAGTGTGCGCGACAATTTCGATTTCGGTGCGCTGCTGTTGTACGACATGAAAGCAGTGCGCGCGAGTTTGAAAAAATACGGCGCGGTGGCCAACGTCGCATATGCCGGCTGGTATGATCTCCGCCTGAAGCTCTCGCTGCGCGCGCCGCTGTTTCACCTGCAGGAATATCTCTACACCAAGGTCGAAGCCGACGTGCGGCACAGCGGCGAGAAGCTGTTCGACTATGTCGATCCGCGCAATCAAGCCGTGCAACTGGAAATGGAAAAAGTGGCGACGCAGCATCTCAAGCGCCTCGGCGCCTATCTCGCCCCGCGCTTCAAGAAAGTGCCCAAACCGGCCGCGGCCTTTCCGGTGAAAGCGAGCGTCATCATTCCGGTGCGCAACCGTGCGCGCACGATTGCCGACGCAGTGCACAGCGCGCTCAGCCAGCAAACCGATTTCCCCTTCAACGTGATCGTGGTCGACAATCACTCCAGTGACGGCACCACCGCGAAGCTGCAGAGCCTGGCAGCGCAACATGCCGGTTTGCGGCACTTGATTCCCGGCCGCCGCGACCTGGGCATCGGCGGCTGCTGGAACGCAGCGATTCAATCCGAGCACTGCGGCCGCTACGCCGTGCAGCTCGATTCCGATGACATCTACAGCGGCCCCGATACGCTGCAGCGCATCGTGGAGGAATTTCAGCGCGGCGATTACGCCATGGTCATCGGCTCCTACCGCCTGGTCAACATGAACCTCGAGGAAATTCCGCCGGGCCTGATCGACCATCGCGAGTGGACGCCGGCCAACGGCCGCAACAACGCGCTGCGCATCAACGGCCTGGGCGCGCCGCGCGCCTTTGACACGGCTTTGCTGCGCGCGCTGCCCCTGCCCAACGTCAGCTATGGCGAGGACTATGCCGTGGCGCTGCGCCTCTCCCGCGAGTATCAAATCGGGCGCATTTACGATTGTGTTTACCTCTGCCGCCGCTGGGAAGGTAATACCGACGCGGCGCTGCCCATCGACAAGATCAACCGCAACGATTATTACAAAGACAAGATCCGCACGATCGAGCTGCTCGCGCGGCAACGCCTGAATCGCCGCCGCCGTTGA
- a CDS encoding SpoIID/LytB domain-containing protein, whose product MIASEPRLKVGVLDHRQQVRGTFNGGFALPDGRQCHGAFTAVVANGAVVLKNGSGETWLSAPAIHCRSVAAATFTLQEVVIGIAFHWERKEDQTFAGDLLLLAREEGTLAAINAIAVEDYLASVISSEMSATAPVELLRSHAITSRSWLVAMLEREQREQRRGRPSQRTLARPGELIRWYDREDHDLYDVCADDHCQRYQGVTKIIAPAAAAAVQATRGVFLVYAHEICDARFSKACGGLSENFENAWENTPVPYLQCLADARQPHAPLRSEAEAEQWILSQPDAFCNTTDGRILQQILPSFDQETTDFFRWQVSYAREQLEEILHRKSGMRFGALRDLVPVQRGPSGRLVKLKIVGSEQTLIVGKELEIRRWLSPSHLYSSAFVVKTERDGRGLPVRFTLHGAGWGHGVGFCQIGAAVMAIAGYGAEEIVRHYFRGAELQKLY is encoded by the coding sequence ATGATTGCAAGCGAACCACGTCTCAAAGTCGGTGTGCTCGATCACCGGCAGCAAGTGCGCGGCACCTTCAACGGCGGCTTTGCCCTGCCGGACGGCCGGCAATGCCACGGCGCGTTTACGGCAGTTGTGGCAAACGGCGCCGTCGTCCTGAAGAACGGCAGCGGCGAGACCTGGCTGAGCGCGCCGGCTATTCACTGCCGCAGTGTTGCCGCCGCCACCTTCACGCTGCAGGAAGTCGTCATCGGCATTGCTTTTCATTGGGAACGCAAGGAAGACCAGACTTTTGCGGGTGATCTGCTGCTGCTGGCGCGGGAGGAGGGCACGCTGGCGGCGATCAATGCGATCGCGGTGGAAGATTATCTCGCCAGCGTGATTTCTTCGGAGATGAGCGCCACCGCGCCGGTGGAATTGCTGCGCAGCCATGCCATCACCTCGCGCAGTTGGCTGGTGGCGATGCTGGAACGCGAACAACGGGAACAGCGGCGCGGCCGGCCTTCACAACGCACGCTGGCCCGGCCGGGCGAGCTGATCCGCTGGTACGATCGCGAAGATCATGATCTCTACGACGTGTGCGCCGATGATCATTGCCAGCGCTATCAGGGCGTAACCAAGATCATCGCACCGGCGGCGGCCGCGGCCGTGCAAGCGACGCGCGGCGTTTTCCTAGTCTATGCGCACGAAATCTGCGATGCGCGTTTTTCCAAGGCCTGCGGCGGCTTGAGCGAGAACTTCGAAAATGCCTGGGAGAATACGCCGGTACCTTATCTGCAGTGCCTCGCGGATGCGCGGCAGCCGCACGCGCCGCTGCGCAGCGAGGCCGAAGCGGAACAATGGATTCTCTCCCAACCAGACGCCTTTTGCAACACCACCGACGGCAGGATTCTGCAACAAATCCTGCCGTCGTTCGATCAGGAGACCACGGATTTCTTTCGCTGGCAGGTGAGTTATGCGCGCGAACAACTCGAGGAGATTCTGCACCGCAAATCAGGGATGCGCTTCGGCGCGCTGCGCGATCTGGTGCCGGTGCAGCGCGGTCCCTCCGGCCGGCTGGTGAAATTGAAGATCGTGGGCAGCGAGCAAACGCTGATCGTGGGCAAGGAGCTGGAGATTCGGCGCTGGCTGTCCCCTAGTCATCTCTACAGCTCGGCATTCGTTGTCAAGACCGAGCGCGATGGCCGCGGCCTGCCGGTGCGCTTCACGCTGCACGGCGCGGGATGGGGACACGGGGTGGGTTTTTGCCAGATTGGCGCGGCGGTCATGGCGATTGCAGGCTATGGCGCGGAAGAAATCGTGCGGCACTATTTTCGCGGCGCAGAGCTTCAGAAACTCTATTGA
- a CDS encoding DUF4922 domain-containing protein, translating to MSPRYFAEYGPAKNSPTLARLALDLLAQQQAAWPQLREGYRALASVQVRELDNHEYAVRLQFNPLRVVSSGAKVDPRSIQARPCFLCVENLPPPQQGILYREEFLVLCNPAPIFSQHYTISHLQHQPQALAGHVETLLRLARDFSPYFTVFYNGPKCGASAPDHLHFQACPRRVIPAETQMYEPARRLLMKSLLGVSLHKLQGLGREVLLLTGFEAAALATVWRRTLAAMQAVLPIDHEPMLNAICFYEDELYHVLLFPRHKHRPEVFFREGEDRILISPAAVDMGGLIVTPIEKDFRQVEAALVADIYREVSIPPEVTHQILARI from the coding sequence TTGTCACCTCGTTATTTTGCGGAATATGGGCCGGCCAAGAATTCACCGACGCTGGCCCGGCTGGCGCTGGATCTGCTGGCCCAACAACAAGCGGCCTGGCCGCAACTCCGCGAAGGCTATCGCGCCCTTGCCAGCGTGCAAGTGCGCGAGTTGGACAATCACGAGTATGCCGTGCGGCTGCAGTTCAATCCCCTGCGCGTGGTGAGCAGCGGCGCCAAGGTCGATCCCCGCTCCATTCAAGCGCGGCCCTGCTTTCTCTGCGTGGAAAATCTGCCGCCGCCGCAACAGGGCATTCTGTATCGCGAAGAATTTCTGGTGTTGTGCAACCCCGCGCCGATTTTCTCGCAGCATTACACCATTTCCCACCTGCAGCATCAGCCGCAGGCGCTCGCCGGCCACGTCGAGACGCTGCTGCGGCTCGCCCGCGATTTCAGCCCGTATTTCACCGTGTTCTACAACGGCCCGAAATGCGGCGCCTCGGCGCCGGATCATTTGCATTTTCAGGCCTGCCCGCGGCGGGTGATTCCCGCGGAAACGCAGATGTATGAACCCGCCCGGCGTTTGCTGATGAAAAGCCTGCTGGGCGTCTCGCTGCACAAACTGCAGGGCTTGGGCCGCGAAGTGCTGCTGCTCACCGGCTTCGAAGCCGCGGCGCTGGCAACCGTGTGGCGCCGCACGCTGGCGGCGATGCAGGCCGTGCTGCCGATCGATCATGAGCCCATGCTGAACGCCATCTGTTTCTATGAAGATGAACTCTATCACGTTCTCCTCTTTCCGCGGCACAAGCACCGGCCGGAGGTCTTCTTTCGCGAAGGCGAAGATAGAATCCTGATCAGCCCGGCCGCGGTGGACATGGGCGGGCTGATCGTCACGCCCATCGAGAAGGACTTCCGGCAGGTCGAGGCCGCGCTGGTGGCGGATATCTATCGCGAAGTCTCCATTCCACCGGAAGTCACCCATCAAATCCTGGCACGCATATGA
- a CDS encoding CocE/NonD family hydrolase: protein MAWQRRLCKLGFLLAALAVLPLPAQDKQQAADYLRQHYTKYEYRIPMRDGVRLFTSVYVPKDKSQQYPILLRRTPYSVAPYGLDYYLDKPDNQRWRYFQEGYIIAAQDVRGRYLSEGEFQDVRPYLPAKKSKRDIDESTDAYDTIDWLVKNIPGNNGRVGVSGISYPGFYSTMAALDAHPAVKAVSPQAPVSKWMAGDDFYHNGAFLLSHAFDFYVRFGQPRPEPTSTPLPPFDHQTPDGYQFFLNLGPLSNANTRYMKNQVAFWNELARNSVWNAFWEARDVLPHLRKIKPAMLVVGGWYDTENLYGALHTYQAIEQNNPSAFNMLVMGPWSHGQWGNDEGEQLGDLNFGAKTAAFYLEHVELPFFNHYLKERKPPELPEAVVFETGGNAWRMLERWPPAEAAAVALHLHADGTLRFDAPAARDNAFREYDSDPAKPVPYTAEIRHWYNPAFMLEDQRFAATRPEVLVYQSEPLAADLCAAGPITATLFVSTSGTDSDWIVKVIDVFPADTPDPDPNPRQVKMGGYQQLVRGDVIRGKFRNSLAAPEPFAPGKITKVEFVLQDVLHRFKQGHRVMVQVQSTWFPMIDRNPQKFIDVFAAQPGDFQIATQRVYSSAEYPSRVTLRILPEAGRR from the coding sequence ATGGCATGGCAGCGACGGCTGTGCAAATTGGGATTCCTGCTGGCAGCGCTGGCGGTGTTGCCCCTGCCGGCGCAGGACAAGCAGCAGGCAGCAGATTACCTGCGGCAGCATTACACCAAATACGAATACCGCATCCCGATGCGCGACGGCGTCCGCCTGTTTACCAGCGTCTACGTGCCCAAGGACAAATCCCAGCAGTATCCCATCCTGCTGCGCCGCACGCCCTACAGCGTTGCGCCTTACGGCCTCGATTACTATCTCGACAAGCCCGACAATCAGCGCTGGCGCTATTTCCAGGAAGGCTACATCATTGCGGCGCAGGACGTGCGCGGCCGTTACCTGTCGGAGGGAGAATTTCAGGACGTGCGGCCCTACCTGCCGGCGAAGAAAAGCAAACGCGACATCGACGAAAGCACGGATGCCTACGACACGATCGACTGGCTGGTGAAAAACATTCCGGGCAACAACGGCCGCGTGGGCGTCAGCGGCATTTCCTATCCGGGATTCTACAGCACGATGGCCGCCCTCGATGCGCATCCGGCGGTCAAAGCCGTATCGCCGCAGGCACCGGTTTCCAAATGGATGGCCGGCGATGACTTCTACCACAATGGCGCTTTTCTCCTCTCGCATGCCTTCGATTTCTACGTGCGCTTCGGGCAACCGCGGCCGGAGCCGACCAGTACGCCCCTCCCTCCCTTCGATCATCAAACACCCGACGGTTACCAGTTCTTTCTGAATCTCGGGCCGTTGTCCAACGCCAACACCCGCTACATGAAGAATCAGGTGGCCTTCTGGAATGAGCTGGCGCGCAACAGTGTCTGGAATGCCTTTTGGGAGGCGCGCGATGTGCTGCCGCATCTCCGCAAGATCAAGCCCGCGATGCTGGTGGTGGGCGGCTGGTACGACACGGAGAATCTCTACGGCGCGCTGCACACCTATCAGGCCATCGAACAAAACAATCCCAGCGCTTTCAACATGCTGGTGATGGGGCCGTGGTCGCACGGGCAATGGGGAAACGACGAAGGCGAACAACTGGGCGATCTCAACTTCGGCGCCAAGACCGCGGCGTTTTACCTCGAACACGTCGAACTGCCGTTTTTCAATCATTATCTCAAGGAACGCAAGCCCCCGGAGCTGCCGGAAGCCGTGGTGTTCGAAACCGGTGGCAATGCCTGGCGCATGCTCGAGCGCTGGCCACCGGCGGAAGCCGCGGCGGTGGCGCTGCATCTGCATGCAGACGGCACGTTGCGCTTCGACGCTCCAGCGGCCCGCGACAACGCGTTCCGCGAATATGACAGCGATCCCGCCAAGCCCGTGCCCTACACCGCGGAAATCAGGCACTGGTACAATCCCGCCTTCATGCTGGAGGATCAACGCTTCGCCGCGACACGGCCCGAGGTGCTGGTCTATCAAAGCGAGCCGCTCGCGGCGGACTTGTGCGCGGCCGGGCCGATTACCGCCACGTTGTTCGTGTCCACCAGCGGCACGGATTCCGATTGGATCGTCAAGGTGATCGACGTGTTTCCCGCAGACACGCCCGACCCGGATCCCAATCCACGCCAGGTGAAGATGGGCGGCTACCAACAGCTCGTGCGCGGCGACGTCATCCGCGGAAAGTTCCGCAACAGCCTGGCGGCGCCCGAGCCGTTCGCGCCCGGCAAGATCACCAAAGTGGAATTCGTGCTGCAGGATGTTCTGCACCGCTTCAAACAAGGCCATCGCGTCATGGTGCAGGTACAAAGCACCTGGTTTCCGATGATCGACCGCAATCCCCAGAAGTTCATCGACGTTTTCGCCGCGCAGCCCGGGGATTTTCAAATCGCCACGCAGCGCGTGTACAGCTCGGCGGAGTATCCCAGCCGGGTCACGTTGCGCATTCTGCCCGAGGCCGGCCGGCGGTGA
- a CDS encoding GDSL-type esterase/lipase family protein, with the protein MNWLLLLSQVVLSFSVGQRDTLSALNFIPANHPHLQLFGRWDLSDARHPRHSWPGVQIYAEFTGTRIGVRMTDGEHYYNVYLDGAWQRVFRGDQSAEADYLLAQGLANTRHTLRLTKRNCVQNRVFSFAGLLLDPGAELLPPPPKPAIKIEFLGDSFTVAEGNEATVASMPWEETFPVTNIDMGFAWLITRHFQAQYHVTARSGIGLVCDWTGDRSLNLPDRFDRALMDASEPKWDFQQWRPHLVVICLGLNDYSGLKDKEGNVSPENSLLYRQRYHALLARLRQVYPGVVLLATAAHPEWMRANVRQVVAEEQAAGRQEVHFAQFDHFAGGYVANGHPSVASHEKIAGQLSAAITALQLLPPR; encoded by the coding sequence ATGAACTGGCTGCTGCTTTTGTCGCAAGTCGTCTTGTCGTTCTCTGTCGGCCAGCGCGATACGCTTTCCGCTTTGAATTTCATTCCGGCCAATCATCCCCACCTGCAGCTTTTCGGCAGATGGGATTTGAGCGATGCCCGGCATCCCCGGCATTCCTGGCCGGGCGTGCAGATCTACGCCGAGTTCACCGGCACCCGCATCGGCGTGCGCATGACTGACGGCGAGCACTACTACAACGTCTACCTTGATGGCGCATGGCAGCGCGTTTTTCGCGGCGACCAAAGCGCAGAGGCAGATTACCTGTTGGCGCAGGGCCTTGCCAACACCCGCCACACGCTGCGCCTGACCAAGCGCAATTGCGTCCAAAACAGAGTCTTTTCGTTTGCCGGGCTGCTGCTCGATCCCGGCGCAGAGCTGCTGCCGCCGCCACCGAAACCCGCCATCAAAATCGAATTCCTGGGCGACTCGTTTACCGTCGCCGAGGGCAATGAAGCAACGGTGGCGAGCATGCCGTGGGAAGAGACTTTTCCGGTGACCAACATCGACATGGGATTTGCGTGGCTCATCACCCGGCATTTTCAGGCGCAATATCACGTGACCGCCCGTTCCGGCATCGGCCTGGTGTGCGACTGGACCGGCGACCGCAGCCTCAATCTGCCCGATCGTTTCGACCGCGCGCTGATGGACGCTTCCGAACCGAAATGGGACTTTCAGCAGTGGCGTCCCCATCTCGTGGTCATTTGTCTGGGGTTGAATGATTATTCCGGATTGAAGGACAAGGAGGGCAACGTCTCACCGGAAAACTCGCTGCTATACCGGCAGCGCTATCATGCGCTGCTGGCGCGGCTGCGCCAGGTTTATCCGGGCGTGGTGCTGCTGGCCACGGCGGCGCATCCCGAGTGGATGCGCGCGAATGTGCGGCAGGTGGTGGCGGAAGAACAGGCGGCGGGCCGGCAGGAGGTTCATTTCGCCCAGTTCGATCATTTCGCGGGCGGATACGTGGCCAACGGCCATCCCAGTGTTGCCTCGCATGAGAAGATCGCCGGCCAACTGAGCGCGGCAATCACCGCCCTGCAACTGCTGCCGCCACGATGA